A genomic stretch from Vibrio neptunius includes:
- the parC gene encoding DNA topoisomerase IV subunit A, with protein sequence MSTEITFDGVEQLPMRKFTEDAYLNYSMYVIMDRALPYIGDGLKPVQRRIIYAMSELGLSAAAKYKKSARTVGDVLGKYHPHGDSACYEAMVLMAQPFSYRYPLVDGQGNWGAPDDPKSFAAMRYTEAKLSKFAEVLLGELGQGTVEWQPNFDGTMKEPQMLPSRLPHILLNGVTGIAVGMATDIPPHNVREVAEATIHLIDNPKSELADVMNFVQGPDYPTEAEIISPKADLEKIYRTGRGSIKMRAVWHKEGSEIVITALPHQVSGAKLLEQIANQMRAKKLPMVDDLRDESDHENPTRIVVVPRSNRVDCDQLMNHLFASTDLEKNFRVNLNMIGLDNRPQVKGLVQILSEWIEFRRATVRRRLQHRLDKVMARLHILEGLLVAYLNLDEVIEIIRTEDDPKAVLMERFGITDIQADAILDTKLRHLAKLEEMKIRGEQEELEKEREKLEQLLGSERRLNTLLKKEIKADADKYGDDRRSPMVERAEAKALTERDLVPSEPITVVLSEKGWIRHAKGHDVDADGLNYKSGDKYLAHARGKSNQQAVFLGSDGRSYSLESHSLPSARSQGEPITGRLNISAGTNIRHVVMGEEEQLWLVGSDAGYGFVCKGSDLLSKNRSGKALVTLPQNSEVITPDTISDLDNDEILAITNQGRMLLFPIKDLPQLGKGKGNKIINIPAAKAKEREEVVSHLISLPQGASVTLYAGKRKLGLKSADLDNFRGERGRRGSLLPRGLQRVTRIEIEGSTMEQDSE encoded by the coding sequence ATGTCTACTGAAATCACATTTGATGGCGTTGAACAGTTGCCAATGCGCAAGTTCACCGAAGACGCTTATCTCAATTATTCGATGTACGTCATTATGGATCGCGCGTTGCCATATATTGGTGACGGTTTAAAGCCGGTTCAGCGTCGTATTATCTACGCAATGTCGGAGCTTGGCCTTTCGGCAGCGGCAAAATACAAAAAATCAGCACGTACTGTTGGTGACGTGTTAGGTAAATACCATCCTCACGGGGATTCTGCTTGTTACGAAGCTATGGTATTGATGGCTCAGCCATTTTCATATCGCTATCCGCTCGTAGATGGTCAAGGGAACTGGGGTGCGCCTGATGATCCTAAATCGTTCGCGGCGATGCGTTATACCGAAGCCAAACTCTCTAAGTTTGCGGAAGTTTTGCTTGGCGAGCTAGGTCAAGGCACCGTGGAATGGCAGCCGAACTTTGACGGTACAATGAAAGAGCCGCAAATGTTGCCATCACGTTTACCCCACATCCTGCTTAACGGTGTGACAGGTATTGCGGTAGGTATGGCCACGGATATTCCACCACACAACGTACGTGAAGTGGCGGAAGCAACGATTCACCTTATCGACAATCCAAAGTCTGAACTTGCAGATGTAATGAACTTTGTTCAAGGGCCTGATTACCCAACAGAAGCAGAGATCATTTCGCCTAAAGCAGACTTAGAGAAGATTTATCGTACTGGTCGCGGCAGCATTAAAATGCGTGCTGTGTGGCATAAAGAAGGTTCAGAGATCGTCATTACCGCTCTGCCACACCAAGTGTCCGGCGCTAAGTTACTAGAGCAAATCGCTAACCAAATGCGTGCTAAAAAGCTGCCTATGGTTGACGATCTGCGTGATGAATCCGATCACGAGAATCCGACTCGTATCGTGGTGGTGCCGCGTTCAAACCGCGTTGACTGTGATCAGTTGATGAACCACCTATTTGCTTCAACCGATCTTGAAAAGAACTTCCGTGTAAACCTAAACATGATTGGTTTAGACAACCGTCCTCAGGTGAAAGGGCTCGTTCAAATTCTCTCTGAATGGATCGAATTCCGCCGTGCGACTGTACGTCGTCGTTTGCAACACCGTTTAGATAAAGTTATGGCTCGCTTGCACATCTTGGAAGGTTTGTTGGTTGCATACCTTAACCTTGATGAGGTGATTGAGATTATTCGTACTGAAGACGATCCTAAAGCGGTGCTGATGGAACGTTTTGGTATTACTGATATTCAAGCCGATGCGATTCTCGATACCAAGCTTCGCCACTTAGCGAAATTGGAAGAGATGAAGATTCGTGGAGAGCAGGAAGAGCTAGAAAAAGAACGTGAAAAGCTAGAGCAACTATTAGGTTCTGAGCGACGTCTTAATACGCTTCTGAAGAAAGAAATCAAAGCGGACGCAGACAAGTATGGTGATGATCGCCGTTCGCCAATGGTTGAGCGCGCAGAAGCCAAGGCGCTAACAGAGCGTGACTTAGTCCCTAGTGAACCAATTACGGTTGTGCTTTCTGAGAAAGGTTGGATTCGTCATGCTAAAGGACATGATGTTGATGCGGATGGCCTGAACTATAAGTCGGGTGATAAATACCTTGCTCATGCTCGCGGTAAGAGTAATCAGCAGGCCGTTTTCCTCGGCAGTGATGGTCGAAGCTACTCACTCGAGTCGCATTCTCTACCGTCAGCCCGTAGTCAGGGCGAGCCGATTACTGGGCGTCTTAACATTAGTGCAGGAACTAATATCCGTCATGTGGTAATGGGGGAAGAAGAGCAATTGTGGTTAGTGGGTTCTGATGCTGGCTATGGTTTCGTTTGTAAAGGCAGTGATCTTTTATCAAAAAACCGTAGTGGTAAAGCACTGGTTACATTACCACAAAACTCGGAAGTGATTACTCCTGACACCATTAGTGATCTAGATAATGATGAAATTTTAGCGATCACCAACCAAGGTCGAATGCTGTTATTCCCTATCAAGGATCTTCCTCAATTGGGTAAAGGTAAGGGTAATAAGATTATCAATATTCCTGCTGCTAAAGCCAAAGAACGCGAAGAGGTGGTATCACATTTGATATCCTTGCCTCAAGGAGCTTCAGTCACTCTTTATGCGGGTAAGCGTAAGCTAGGTTTGAAGAGCGCCGATCTGGACAACTTCCGTGGTGAGCGAGGCCGTCGAGGCAGTCTACTACCTAGAGGATTGCAAAGAGTAACACGCATAGAAATCGAAGGCTCTACAATGGAGCAAGACAGCGAGTAA
- the degS gene encoding outer membrane-stress sensor serine endopeptidase DegS, translating to MLQFLLRSIGLGLATAALLLLAIPSLRSSILPQTFSNEINITSAQEISFNGAVRKAAPAVVNIYSRKYTEDDRSKLLTQGLGSGVIVSEKGYIITNYHVVAQADQIVVALQDGRVAAAQLVGTDKRTDIAILRVEGSNLPVIPLNPNYTPTVGDVVLAIGNPYNLGQTTTFGIVSATGRSSISAGGRQGFIQTDAAINEGNSGGALVNTRGELVGINTASFQQATELETYGISFAIPYALANKIMQKIIADGRVIRGYIGIDGQDINSVTSRLLGNEHLGGIVVLGVDPNGPGADAGFQAQDIILKIDGQKINGRQSVMDIVTELRPGTSVDVLILRKGKEQTLNVMIAEDTQEI from the coding sequence ATGCTGCAATTCTTGTTGCGTTCAATCGGTTTAGGGTTGGCGACAGCTGCTCTGTTACTATTAGCTATCCCCTCTCTACGTTCCAGTATTCTTCCTCAGACTTTCAGCAATGAAATCAATATCACTTCAGCTCAAGAGATATCCTTTAATGGTGCGGTGCGAAAAGCAGCCCCTGCCGTAGTCAATATATACAGCCGAAAATACACGGAAGACGATCGTTCTAAACTCCTGACTCAAGGGCTAGGCTCTGGAGTCATCGTTAGTGAAAAAGGCTACATCATAACCAACTACCATGTCGTCGCTCAGGCTGATCAGATTGTAGTAGCACTTCAGGATGGACGGGTAGCTGCCGCTCAATTAGTGGGTACTGACAAACGTACTGACATCGCGATTTTGCGTGTCGAAGGCAGTAATCTCCCCGTGATACCACTCAATCCTAATTACACTCCAACCGTAGGCGATGTGGTTCTTGCTATTGGTAACCCATACAATCTAGGTCAAACGACAACCTTTGGAATTGTTTCTGCGACTGGCCGTTCTTCCATTAGTGCAGGTGGACGACAAGGCTTTATTCAGACTGACGCGGCGATCAATGAAGGTAATTCTGGAGGGGCGTTAGTCAATACAAGAGGAGAGTTAGTTGGGATCAATACAGCCTCATTCCAGCAAGCAACTGAACTAGAAACCTACGGCATTTCTTTTGCTATTCCATACGCGCTGGCGAATAAGATCATGCAGAAGATCATTGCCGATGGTCGTGTTATCCGAGGCTATATAGGCATCGACGGTCAAGATATTAATTCCGTCACCTCTCGTTTATTGGGTAATGAGCATTTGGGCGGCATTGTTGTATTAGGCGTTGACCCTAACGGACCTGGTGCAGACGCAGGATTTCAGGCTCAGGACATTATTCTTAAAATCGATGGACAAAAAATCAATGGTCGTCAAAGCGTAATGGATATTGTCACTGAATTGAGACCAGGGACTAGCGTCGATGTACTGATTCTACGTAAGGGTAAAGAACAAACACTTAACGTTATGATTGCAGAAGACACTCAAGAGATTTAA
- a CDS encoding DUF1043 family protein — protein MPWIYALVGLLVGAVLGIIISRISTPGYKKQKTIQKDLETAKFELEQQKQDLADHFAQTAEMLDSLGKEYTKLYQHMTKTSAELLPNIPEQDNPFNKKVADQSQTAQSAEPKQPSQAFSEAPKDYVSGATGMLAEEEKEVLDSAQAVTAKAS, from the coding sequence ATGCCTTGGATTTATGCCCTCGTAGGTTTGCTTGTTGGCGCTGTTTTAGGAATCATCATCTCGCGCATTTCCACTCCGGGATACAAAAAACAGAAGACCATCCAGAAAGACTTAGAAACTGCTAAGTTCGAGCTTGAGCAACAAAAACAAGATCTTGCCGATCATTTTGCTCAGACAGCCGAAATGTTAGATTCACTGGGTAAGGAATACACTAAGTTGTACCAACATATGACGAAAACGTCTGCAGAACTGTTGCCAAACATTCCTGAGCAAGACAATCCGTTCAATAAAAAAGTCGCGGATCAATCTCAAACTGCACAGTCCGCTGAGCCCAAACAACCATCGCAGGCGTTTAGTGAAGCACCTAAAGATTACGTTTCAGGAGCAACGGGCATGTTAGCAGAAGAGGAAAAAGAAGTTCTCGACTCTGCACAGGCAGTCACTGCAAAAGCGTCGTAG
- the rplM gene encoding 50S ribosomal protein L13, with translation MKTFVAKPETVKRDWYVVDAEGKTLGRLASEIASRLRGKHKAEYTPHVDTGDYIIVVNAEKVTVTGNKAKGKIYYRHTEFPGGLKSISFEKLIDRKPEMAIELAVKGMLPRGPLGRAMYRKLKVYAGAEHNHVAQQPQVLDI, from the coding sequence ATGAAAACTTTCGTTGCTAAACCAGAAACTGTAAAACGCGACTGGTACGTTGTAGACGCTGAAGGTAAAACTCTTGGTCGTCTAGCAAGTGAAATTGCATCTCGCCTACGTGGCAAACATAAAGCTGAGTACACTCCACACGTTGACACTGGTGATTACATCATCGTTGTAAACGCGGAGAAAGTTACTGTAACTGGTAACAAAGCGAAAGGTAAGATTTACTACCGTCACACTGAATTCCCAGGCGGCCTAAAATCAATCAGCTTCGAGAAGCTAATTGATCGTAAGCCAGAGATGGCGATTGAACTAGCAGTTAAAGGTATGCTACCACGTGGTCCTCTAGGCCGTGCTATGTACCGTAAACTGAAAGTTTACGCTGGTGCTGAGCACAACCATGTTGCTCAACAACCACAAGTACTAGACATCTAA
- the rpsI gene encoding 30S ribosomal protein S9, with amino-acid sequence MAENQYYGTGRRKSSAARVFIKPGSGNIVINKRSLDEYFGRPTSRMVVKQPLELVELTEKLDLYVTVKGGGISGQAGAIRHGITRALMEYDESLRPTLRAAGYVTRDARCVERKKVGLRKARRRPQFSKR; translated from the coding sequence ATGGCAGAGAATCAATACTACGGCACTGGCCGTCGCAAAAGCTCAGCTGCACGTGTTTTCATCAAACCAGGCAGCGGCAACATCGTAATCAACAAGCGTAGCCTTGATGAGTACTTCGGTCGTCCAACTTCTCGTATGGTTGTTAAACAGCCTCTAGAGCTAGTTGAATTGACTGAGAAATTAGACCTATACGTTACTGTTAAAGGTGGCGGTATTTCTGGTCAAGCAGGTGCTATCCGTCACGGTATCACTCGCGCTCTAATGGAATACGATGAGTCTCTACGTCCTACTCTACGTGCCGCTGGTTACGTTACTCGTGACGCTCGTTGCGTTGAACGTAAGAAAGTTGGTCTACGTAAAGCACGTCGTCGTCCACAGTTCTCTAAGCGTTAA
- the petA gene encoding ubiquinol-cytochrome c reductase iron-sulfur subunit codes for MSNAPLNNGRRRFLTATTAVVGGLGAAAVAVPFIKSWNPSEKAKAAGAPVEVDIGKLEEGQMVRVEWRGKPVWVVRRAQSIVDALKSIDGQLRDPASGEEQQPTYAQNAYRSIKPEYFVAVGICTHLGCSPTYLPDSFSEQVQGVKSGFFCPCHGSKFDMAGRVFQGVPAPLNLVVPKHMYLSDTKIIIGVDEEGEA; via the coding sequence ATGAGCAATGCGCCTTTAAATAACGGTCGCAGACGTTTCTTGACAGCTACAACCGCGGTTGTGGGTGGTCTCGGAGCAGCTGCTGTCGCCGTTCCTTTTATTAAATCTTGGAACCCAAGTGAAAAAGCAAAAGCTGCGGGTGCCCCTGTTGAAGTTGATATCGGTAAACTTGAAGAAGGGCAGATGGTTCGTGTCGAGTGGCGTGGTAAACCTGTGTGGGTTGTCCGCCGTGCACAATCCATTGTAGACGCGCTGAAAAGTATCGACGGTCAGCTTCGTGACCCAGCATCAGGCGAAGAGCAGCAACCCACATATGCTCAAAATGCCTACCGTTCTATTAAGCCTGAGTACTTTGTTGCTGTAGGTATCTGTACCCACCTTGGTTGTTCACCTACTTATTTACCGGACAGTTTCAGTGAACAGGTTCAGGGTGTTAAATCAGGTTTCTTCTGTCCTTGTCATGGCTCCAAGTTTGATATGGCTGGTCGTGTATTCCAGGGTGTACCTGCTCCACTTAATTTGGTTGTTCCAAAGCACATGTACCTGAGTGATACTAAGATTATTATTGGTGTTGACGAAGAAGGGGAGGCATAA
- a CDS encoding cytochrome bc complex cytochrome b subunit has translation MQALLDWVEKRLPAMNAYKKHLSEYPMPKNFNFWYLFGSLAMLVLVNQILTGIWLTMNYVPSGDGAFASIEYIMRDVEYGWLLRYMHSTGASAFFVVVYLHMFRGLIYGSYQKPRELLWIFGMLIFLVLMAEAFMGYLLPWGQMSYWGAQVIISLFGAIPVIGDDLTLWIRGDYVISGATLNRFFALHVIALPIVLLLLIVLHVLALHEVGSNNPDGIETKLPKGSMGDDYKTQFPFHKDYTKKYDIIDSIPFHPYGTVKDMVGVAGFLFLFCYVLFFNPEMGGYFLEPPNFEAANPLKTPEHIAPVWYFTPFYAILRAVPDKLLGVIAMGASIVVLFVLPWLDRCKVRSYRYRSKFHLFNIIQFTISFIALGVLGALPATPTYTLLAQIFSLAYFMFFVLLYFYSKNEATKPLPERVTFK, from the coding sequence ATGCAAGCTCTACTTGATTGGGTAGAAAAACGTCTACCCGCAATGAATGCGTACAAAAAGCACCTTTCTGAGTATCCGATGCCGAAGAACTTTAACTTTTGGTATCTGTTTGGCTCACTAGCAATGCTTGTGTTGGTTAATCAGATTCTGACAGGTATCTGGCTGACAATGAACTACGTTCCATCTGGCGATGGCGCGTTTGCTTCTATCGAATACATCATGCGTGACGTAGAGTACGGTTGGCTACTCCGTTATATGCACTCAACGGGTGCTTCTGCGTTCTTCGTTGTTGTTTACCTGCACATGTTCCGTGGCTTGATCTACGGTTCATACCAGAAGCCTCGTGAACTACTGTGGATCTTCGGTATGCTTATTTTCTTAGTGTTGATGGCAGAAGCATTCATGGGCTACTTGCTACCTTGGGGACAGATGTCTTACTGGGGTGCACAGGTAATCATTTCATTGTTTGGTGCAATTCCTGTTATTGGTGATGACCTAACGCTATGGATTCGTGGTGACTACGTGATCTCAGGCGCTACCCTGAACCGTTTCTTTGCTCTGCACGTTATCGCACTTCCTATCGTGCTTCTGCTGCTTATCGTTCTGCACGTCTTGGCACTGCATGAAGTAGGTTCTAACAACCCAGACGGTATCGAAACTAAGCTACCTAAAGGTTCGATGGGCGATGACTACAAAACTCAGTTCCCATTCCATAAGGATTACACGAAGAAATACGACATCATTGACTCTATTCCTTTCCACCCTTACGGTACGGTGAAGGATATGGTTGGTGTAGCAGGTTTCCTATTCCTGTTCTGTTATGTGTTGTTCTTCAACCCAGAAATGGGTGGATACTTCCTTGAGCCGCCTAACTTTGAAGCTGCTAACCCACTGAAAACACCAGAGCACATTGCTCCAGTATGGTACTTCACACCGTTCTACGCGATTCTACGTGCGGTTCCTGATAAGTTGCTAGGTGTTATCGCAATGGGGGCATCTATTGTCGTGTTGTTTGTTCTACCATGGCTAGACCGTTGTAAAGTTCGCTCTTACCGCTACCGCAGTAAGTTCCATTTATTCAATATCATCCAGTTTACGATCAGCTTTATTGCCCTAGGTGTTCTTGGTGCGCTTCCAGCGACGCCAACATACACGCTATTAGCTCAGATCTTTAGCTTAGCTTACTTCATGTTCTTCGTCCTTCTGTACTTCTACAGTAAGAACGAAGCGACTAAGCCACTACCAGAAAGGGTGACATTCAAATGA
- a CDS encoding cytochrome c1 yields MKKWIVILFAMLPSLAMAAGANVPLDKANNDLSDQASLQNGAKLFMNYCFGCHSAQYQRYERVARDIGIPVELLKENLIFDPNAKVGDLMENAIPDKSAAKWFGATPPDLTLVARVRGSDWLYTYLRSFYEDPSRPFGVNNIVFPSVGMPHVLEELQGIPKPVYDTQIVDGEEHKVVVGVESDGTGELNQEEYNDAVRDLVNFLEYSGDPVKLERHALGWWVMAFLVIFTIVVVLLKKEYWRDVH; encoded by the coding sequence ATGAAAAAATGGATTGTAATTTTGTTTGCAATGCTGCCTTCTCTGGCAATGGCAGCGGGCGCAAATGTACCGCTTGATAAAGCAAACAACGACCTAAGTGACCAAGCTTCACTACAAAATGGTGCCAAGCTGTTTATGAACTACTGCTTCGGGTGTCACTCAGCGCAGTACCAACGCTACGAGCGTGTTGCTCGTGATATCGGTATTCCAGTTGAGTTGCTAAAGGAAAACCTGATTTTCGACCCAAATGCGAAAGTTGGTGATCTGATGGAAAACGCCATTCCGGACAAATCAGCTGCGAAATGGTTTGGTGCAACGCCACCAGATTTGACGCTAGTTGCCCGTGTTCGTGGTTCTGACTGGCTATATACATACTTACGTTCTTTCTATGAAGACCCATCTCGTCCATTTGGAGTAAACAACATTGTTTTCCCAAGTGTCGGTATGCCGCATGTATTGGAAGAGCTTCAGGGCATTCCCAAGCCAGTTTACGATACTCAAATCGTTGATGGCGAAGAGCATAAGGTTGTAGTTGGTGTTGAAAGCGATGGTACTGGCGAGCTTAACCAAGAAGAGTATAACGATGCAGTTCGCGATCTGGTGAACTTCCTTGAGTACTCAGGTGACCCTGTGAAACTGGAGCGTCATGCTCTTGGTTGGTGGGTCATGGCATTTCTCGTTATCTTCACCATCGTGGTGGTTCTACTTAAGAAAGAGTATTGGCGTGATGTGCACTAA
- the sspA gene encoding stringent starvation protein A has translation MAVAANKRSVMTLFSSASDMYSHQVRIVLAEKGVSVEVELVDEANLPAELIELNPYKSVPTLVDRELALYDSKIIMEYLDERFPHPPLMPVYPVARGNSRLMIYRIEKNWYSLAEKVVKGNAEEAEAARNKLRNDLLTLGPVFAEFEYFMSEEFSLIDCYLAPLLWRLPQLGIELAGPGSKELKVYMNRVFERDSFLASLTEAEREMRLSR, from the coding sequence ATGGCTGTAGCTGCCAATAAACGTTCTGTGATGACTCTATTTTCAAGTGCATCTGATATGTATAGCCATCAGGTACGTATCGTTCTAGCTGAAAAAGGGGTGAGTGTCGAAGTTGAACTCGTCGACGAAGCGAATCTTCCTGCAGAGCTGATTGAGCTAAATCCGTATAAATCAGTGCCAACCTTGGTTGATCGCGAGCTAGCGCTTTACGATTCAAAAATTATCATGGAATATCTGGACGAGCGTTTCCCGCATCCTCCATTAATGCCTGTTTACCCAGTTGCTCGTGGTAACAGTCGTTTGATGATTTATCGTATTGAGAAAAACTGGTATTCACTGGCAGAAAAAGTGGTGAAAGGCAATGCTGAAGAAGCTGAAGCTGCACGTAACAAACTACGTAACGACCTTCTGACTCTTGGCCCTGTCTTTGCAGAGTTTGAATACTTCATGAGCGAAGAGTTCAGTCTGATCGATTGTTATTTAGCTCCACTATTGTGGCGTTTGCCTCAGCTAGGTATCGAACTTGCCGGTCCTGGCTCTAAAGAGCTGAAGGTTTACATGAACCGCGTATTTGAGCGTGATTCATTCTTAGCCTCTTTGACAGAAGCTGAACGTGAAATGCGTCTGAGTCGCTAA
- the sspB gene encoding ClpXP protease specificity-enhancing factor yields MDIEKMTPRRPYMLRAFYDWLVDNDLTPHLVVAATLPGVRVPVEFVQDGQIILNIAPRAVGNLELGNEAITFNARFSGRPHSVIVPLYAVQAIYARENGAGTMFEPEEAYMNDFDEEVFEVEDSPEDDSGLSLAIEPSNKEENTPDDEPPRPKGRPSLRVVK; encoded by the coding sequence ATGGACATAGAAAAAATGACACCACGCCGACCATATATGCTTAGAGCATTTTATGATTGGCTGGTGGATAATGATTTGACTCCTCATCTGGTTGTTGCCGCTACCCTTCCTGGCGTTCGTGTTCCAGTTGAATTTGTTCAAGATGGACAAATTATTCTGAACATTGCTCCACGAGCAGTAGGCAACCTTGAGCTAGGTAACGAGGCAATCACTTTTAACGCTCGTTTCTCTGGCCGTCCTCATTCTGTTATTGTTCCACTGTATGCTGTCCAAGCTATCTATGCGCGTGAAAACGGTGCTGGTACTATGTTTGAGCCCGAAGAGGCATACATGAACGACTTTGATGAAGAAGTGTTTGAAGTTGAAGATTCACCAGAAGATGATTCAGGGTTATCTTTGGCTATAGAGCCTAGTAACAAAGAAGAAAACACTCCAGATGATGAGCCACCTCGACCAAAAGGTCGTCCGAGCTTAAGAGTTGTAAAGTGA
- a CDS encoding BON domain-containing protein, with protein sequence MKHLKAFVITCILLSTTGCAGLFVAGAATTVNVVTDTRTTQEMWNDNNIEFEVAGLTNKPPFQREVRITASSYDGTVILMGQASNQDLLNQFVATIKDFKGVEKIHNQVRIKAPLSVGQISHDSWITTKVKSALLTNGQLSGVKVKVITEDKEVFLLGYVSPEQAAIAVDVARNISGVKQVIKAFKTGS encoded by the coding sequence ATGAAACACCTTAAAGCTTTTGTTATTACTTGTATTTTGCTAAGCACTACTGGATGTGCTGGTTTGTTTGTTGCCGGCGCCGCCACCACAGTTAACGTTGTGACTGACACTCGTACCACTCAAGAAATGTGGAACGACAATAACATCGAATTTGAAGTAGCCGGTCTGACGAACAAACCTCCTTTTCAGCGCGAAGTCCGAATTACAGCAAGTTCTTATGATGGAACCGTAATACTAATGGGCCAAGCCAGCAATCAAGATCTACTCAATCAATTTGTTGCTACAATAAAAGACTTTAAAGGTGTGGAAAAAATCCATAATCAGGTTCGAATTAAAGCACCATTGTCCGTTGGCCAAATAAGTCACGACAGTTGGATCACAACTAAGGTCAAATCTGCTCTTCTAACAAATGGCCAACTGAGTGGCGTGAAAGTAAAAGTCATTACTGAAGACAAAGAAGTGTTTTTGTTAGGCTACGTTTCTCCAGAGCAAGCGGCTATTGCAGTGGATGTTGCGCGAAACATTTCAGGGGTAAAGCAAGTCATTAAGGCGTTCAAGACTGGAAGCTAG
- a CDS encoding YraN family protein — MAWLNRRHSGKHYEVLAEQYLVRQGLSPIGRNFHSKGGELDLIMLEGSTVVFVEVRYRASQHYGHAAETVTPSKINKLINTANVWLMKQGKSVHTTDFRFDLVAMHQQGKQIEWIKNAITQG; from the coding sequence ATGGCGTGGCTAAATAGACGTCATAGTGGCAAGCATTATGAGGTTCTGGCGGAGCAGTACTTGGTTCGTCAGGGTTTATCACCAATAGGAAGAAACTTCCATTCCAAAGGGGGTGAACTCGATCTTATAATGCTTGAAGGCTCAACCGTAGTTTTTGTTGAAGTACGCTATCGTGCAAGCCAACATTATGGTCATGCGGCAGAAACGGTCACCCCAAGTAAGATAAACAAACTCATTAACACAGCTAACGTCTGGTTGATGAAGCAAGGGAAATCTGTTCATACCACAGACTTTCGATTTGACTTGGTAGCGATGCACCAGCAAGGTAAACAAATCGAATGGATAAAAAACGCAATAACCCAAGGATAA